AATCGAATTAGCCCCTGAGCACCGGCTACGAGTCCGAGATTGTGCGTTTCAAGAAACGCCAAGAGGAGGTAGATGATCCGCGCGCCAATCGCATCGTCTCGGAAGCCCATCGTTTTCTCCACGAGAATTCCGTCGACGAGTTCGCACCCTCGGTCACCGGTAATGGAGCCGTCGAGTAAGTCCTGCACGGTTGCGGTACCCGGTGCGGGAAACGACAGAATGCGCGATTCGGGGATGTGGCCGATCCGCTTCTGGACGTCGGCGATCGTGGGGAACTTGGTCTTCGGCGTGGTTCTCGCAGTGGAAGCGGGCATTCGCGCTCTCCTGTGGGTCGTTGGCATTGTGACGCAAGGCCCCATTCGTCACAACCTCAAGGGGCACTCATTTCTTCAGGGTTCAGCGGTGTAAGGGAAAATTGGTGGCGGGCGAGCGAGCAGAATTTCGCATTGAGTGTGGACAGCCGTAACCACACAAGCGGGTTCGTTGACTATGCCTGCGATGCTTCACAACGGTCAGTGGCACCTCTACAGCGCGGAAAAGGACTTCGAGCCGCTCAAGCTGCCGCCCGGTTTCCCGCCTCTCATCCCGTTACCGGGCGCCCGACCGCGTGTCTCGCGGTTCGTTGGTGTGTGGCTCAATCTGGCGACCGGGCGCGGCGGCGGAGTTCCCGCGATGGACGAGGAAGGTGCCCTGCGGCTCGCACGCGAAGAGATCCTCAAACAACCGCCGGCCGAACGAGTCGCGGCCCTGCCCCAGGATTGCCGCGCGCACGTTGGTCCGGCGGTAACGGTGTCTGACGACTCGGGTTGTGCGATCGTGAGGTGAGTGACTCGACCGGCGTGAACGTTAGACGAGACTGCCGGATTCCACTCGTTCGTTGGCACTCGTGGTTCGCCTGAATGTTTCTTGGCGAACCACGAGTGCCAACGAACGGGTGGAACACATGCCCGCGGTGTGGTCACTTCCCCGTCAGTTCTTTGACGAGCGGCGCGGCCGGGTACAGTTTGCGGAGCGCCTCCAGTACAGCCTTCGAGTGAACCGCGATGTGCCGGGCCTGCACGTCGGTGTACACGAAGTTCCGCACCAACCCGTGCCGGTTGCGGTCGAAGTTGATGCCGACCAGTTCGCCCGCGCGGTTCAGGACCGGGCTGCCGGAGTTGCCGCCGATCGTGTCCGCGGTGCTCACGAAGTTGAAGGGCGTTTTGAGGTCGAGTTTGTCCTTACCCTCCAGCCACCGCTTCGGCAGGTCGAACGGTTCCTTGCCGTCCAGCTTCGCGGCCTTCTCGAACGCCTCGCCGAAGGTCGTGTGGAAGTTCAGTTTCTCGCCACCGACCTCGTACCCACGCACGGTGCCGAACGCCAGGCGCAGCGTGAACGTCGCGTCCGGCGCGACCGAGTTGCCGTAGGTCAGGAACCGCACGCCGGAGAGCGCCGCATACGCCTGGCGCTCCGGTTCTTCGATCTCGTTCTCGTACTGAGTGCGCAGTTTGCGCGATTCGGCGTCCACGGACTTCGCCAGAACGATGAGCGGATCTTTGCTCGCGTCGATGGCCTCCTTCCCGCCATCGACTAACTTCTTCCGCTCGGCCGGATCGAGGAGCTTCGTCCCCGCAATCAGTTCCTCGGCACGCGCGGCCGGGTTCTTCCCCGCGAGAACGATCTTCACGAGTGCATGCTCGCCCCCGAGGTTCTCCGCCATGAACGTGAGCGACACGGTGAGTTTCGCGCGCTCCAGCTCCGGGTAAATCGGCGCCGGGCTGAAGAGCTGGTACTTGAGCGATTCGAGGTTGGAGTCGCGGTACTCGCGGAGCCGGTCGGCCGACTTCTTCGGTAGCTCGTCGCCCATCCGCACGCAGTGCCGGGCGGTGCCAAACAGCGGCGAGAAGAATGCGTGCCCGGTTTCGACCAGCCCGTGCTCTTTCTCGACCCCGGGGAGCTTCACCTGCCCGGCCTCGATCTTCGCGAGCGCGTCGAGCGCGTCATCGAACGCGCCCCGCCACTTCGGGTCGCCCGGGCCTTCGCCCCGAAAGGCCCGCTGCTTGTACACTGCGGCGCTCTCAACGAGCCCGCGCTCGGACTTCTGCTTCTGCTCCATGATCTTCGGATCGAGCAACCCCTGGAGTTGCCCACTGAACGCCTTGCGCGCGTTCGCGACGCTGTGCAAATCGGTAGCAGCTTGCCGCGCGTTCTCGCCGCTCTGCTCGCTGTACTGTTTCAGCGCCGCTTCTAGCGTGCGCAAGCGGTACAGCGTGTAGGGCAGCGTGTGATCGCGGCGGTGCTTGAGGCGTGCGAGTGTTTCGAGGCGCTGGGTGGTTCCGGGGTGGCCGGTCACGAACACCAGATCGCCGCCCGCGGGTCCGGTTTCGCTCCACTTGAAGAAGTTCGGCGTCTTCGCCGGCGCGCCGTTCTCGTAAGCGCGGAAGAACGCGATATCGAGATTCATGCGCGGGTACTCGAAGTTGTCGACGTCCCCGCCGAAGCTCGCGATCTGCCGCTCCGGGGCGAACACGAGGCGCACGTCGGTGTACTTCTTGTACCGGTACAGGTGGTACAGTCCGCCGTTGTAGAGCGTGACCACGTCCGACCGCAGCCCGGTCTTGTCGAGCGAGTCCTTCTCAATCTTGCCCATCACCGCGCGCCGGGCGGCGAACGCTTCCGCGCCAGTCATGTTCGGCTTCACGGCGGCGTTCACCTCGCCCGTCACATCAACGATTTCCTGGAGCACGTTGATTTCCTGGTCCGGGCACTTCAGTTCTTTCTCGCGCGTATCGGCGTAGAAGCCGTCGTGCAAGAAGTCCTGGCCCGCTTTGCTGAGCTTCTGCAAGGAGTCCGCCGCGACGTGGTGGTTCGTGACGAACAGCCCCTCCGCCGACACGAACCCGCCCGAACCGCCGCTGTTGAGGCGCACCGACCCGAGCATCGCGTTCTTTACCCACGCATCGGTGAGGTCGAACTGGTGCGAGTCCTTGAGGTGCTGCTTGGGCGGGTCGTTGAGCAACCACATCCCTTCGTCCGAAACCGCCGGCATGGTCCAGACTCCGACGAGTGCGAGTGCGAGAATGAGAGGAAGAATCCTATTTGTGCCGCGGGCTGACCGAACAGCCTTTCCGC
This region of Gemmata massiliana genomic DNA includes:
- a CDS encoding S46 family peptidase → MPAVSDEGMWLLNDPPKQHLKDSHQFDLTDAWVKNAMLGSVRLNSGGSGGFVSAEGLFVTNHHVAADSLQKLSKAGQDFLHDGFYADTREKELKCPDQEINVLQEIVDVTGEVNAAVKPNMTGAEAFAARRAVMGKIEKDSLDKTGLRSDVVTLYNGGLYHLYRYKKYTDVRLVFAPERQIASFGGDVDNFEYPRMNLDIAFFRAYENGAPAKTPNFFKWSETGPAGGDLVFVTGHPGTTQRLETLARLKHRRDHTLPYTLYRLRTLEAALKQYSEQSGENARQAATDLHSVANARKAFSGQLQGLLDPKIMEQKQKSERGLVESAAVYKQRAFRGEGPGDPKWRGAFDDALDALAKIEAGQVKLPGVEKEHGLVETGHAFFSPLFGTARHCVRMGDELPKKSADRLREYRDSNLESLKYQLFSPAPIYPELERAKLTVSLTFMAENLGGEHALVKIVLAGKNPAARAEELIAGTKLLDPAERKKLVDGGKEAIDASKDPLIVLAKSVDAESRKLRTQYENEIEEPERQAYAALSGVRFLTYGNSVAPDATFTLRLAFGTVRGYEVGGEKLNFHTTFGEAFEKAAKLDGKEPFDLPKRWLEGKDKLDLKTPFNFVSTADTIGGNSGSPVLNRAGELVGINFDRNRHGLVRNFVYTDVQARHIAVHSKAVLEALRKLYPAAPLVKELTGK